In one window of Anthonomus grandis grandis chromosome 11, icAntGran1.3, whole genome shotgun sequence DNA:
- the LOC126742537 gene encoding uncharacterized protein LOC126742537 produces MASKRTKLMIDMCKENGFDNLCAVEDGKQTWQEICCTSTNVIDQIPSTSQDVLTEMSEQSNKKEFVTLHNVPLSTTPYFEDDVSSIHEVLPSPGNEQLGDDPGDCDDSDKDKDYAPESESSDSDMVNLQQLADKIKKKNNNSAGQVENVIKENRRGRKTVKEETREKRKLRKTNRNLGREYTTSKGKLIRKRERRPLCSCRNGCCSKVDDVQLDMLFDYFWSIGDFDERVAYTASLITKQRKKTAITSERKKKRDCVNVFHLKVNGELIQVCKGCFEKTFDISNKFITTVLLKMNSTGICEKDKRGRKEPPNKISENSLQLVKDHIASIPTYESHYCRRNSEKRFLPSFYTLIRLYEEYKIWVPPNNKPVSRKIYEHVFHEMGIKIKKFQKDTCATCEKLNILIRNEKNSETLSRLKTELQSHLDEAQAAFDSKRQDKGLAKQDETKLVYVFDLQQCLPTPDLTASVAFYKRKLWTYNLTMHECKKKQAICCMWYETISGRGANQVASCVFRELLSLPPEIKHVTLYSDTCGGQNKNSHIVAMFLVLMQLTHLESVDHKFLVPGHTHMECDSDHSVIERKKKKYEYPINHPRDWFQLVRLCRQANNKFQVIEMNREHFYSFSDLLKKVFQVKKKDEEGNHFVWKNVKWLRFEKKKWTFYYKTSLSYIAPFHEMDFSRRGQTKEIPVSAIPKCQFPNPITEEKKKNLIDLLPYIDNVFHEFYKGLPTQKDLHEILPDIEEIDEDNIE; encoded by the exons ATGGCttcaaaaagaacaaaattaatgatTGATATGTGCAAAGAAAATGGATTTGATAATCTTTGTGCCGTTGAGGATG gtaaGCAGACTTGGCAAGAGATTTGTTGTACAAGCACCAATGTCATAGACCAGATACCATCTACTTCACAGGATGTTTTAACAGAGATGTCAGAGCAATCTAATAAGAAGGAATTCGTTACTTTGCATAATGTTCCTTTATCTACAACACCGTATTTTGAGGATGATGTGTCATCTATACACG AGGTTCTGCCATCACCAGGTAACGAACAATTAGGTGATGATCCTGGCGATTGTGACGACAGCGATAAGGATAAAGACTACGCCCCAGAGTCAGAAAGTTCAGATTCTGATATGGTTAATCTACAGCAACTtgcagataaaataaaaaagaaaaacaacaattCGGCGGGTCAAGTGGAAaatgttattaaagaaaataggcGAGGTCGGAAAACAGTAAAGGAAGAAACCAGGGAGAAAAGAAAgttaagaaaaacaaacagaaaTTTGGGTAGGGAATATACTACCAGCAAGGGGAAACTTATCAGAAAAAGAGAGAGAAGACCTTTATGCTCTTGTAGGAATGGATGTTGTAGTAAAGTAGATGATGTTCAGTTGGACATGCTTTTTGATTATTTCTGGTCAATTGGCGACTTTGACGAGAGGGTTGCCTATACCGCAAGTCTTATTACGAAACAAAGAAAGAAAACAGCAATAACGTCAGAAAGGAAGAAAAAGCGAGACTGTGTTAACGTTTTTCATTTGAAAGTTAATGGCGAGTTGATTCAAGTTTGTAAAGGGTGCTTTGAAAAAACCTTcgatatttctaataaatttataacgactgtattattaaaaatgaactcAACAGGAATATGTGAAAAAGATAAAAGAGGTCGTAAAGAGCCTCCAAACAAAATAAGTGAAAACAGTTTGCAGCTAGTAAAAGATCACATAGCTTCCATTCCAACCTACGAAAGCCATTATTGTAGGAGGAATTCCGAAAAACGATTTTTACCTTCATTTTACACGTTGATACGTCTTTATGAAGAATATAAAATTTGGGTCCCGCCAAATAATAAGCCCGTAAGTCGTAAGATTTATGAACATGTTTTTCACGAAATgggcattaaaataaaaaagttccagAAAGACACATGCGCTACGTGtgaaaaattgaacattttgaTTCGCAATGAGAAAAACAGTGAAACCTTGAGTAGGTTAAAAACTGAACTGCAGTCACATCTAGATGAAGCTCAGGCGGCTTTTGATTCGAAAAGACAAGACAAAGGCCTTGCAAAACAGGATGAGACTAAACTTGTATACGTGTTTGATCTTCAACAGTGCCTACCAACCCCAGATCTAACTGCCTCTGttgccttttataaaagaaaactgtGGACCTACAACCTGACCATGCacgaatgtaaaaaaaaacaagcgaTCTGTTGCATGTGGTACGAGACCATTTCTGGACGGGGTGCAAATCAGGTAGCGTCTTGCGTATTTCGAGAACTTTTATCTTTGCCTCCTGAAATAAAGCATGTTACACTTTATTCTGACACTTGCGGAGGTCAGAATAAAAATTCCCATATTGTAGCAATGTTTCTAGTTCTTATGCAGCTGACTCATCTGGAAAGTGTGGATCATAAATTTTTGGTTCCCGGTCACACTCATATGGAGTGTGACTCCGATCATTCTGTCATTgagagaaagaaaaagaagtaTGAATATCCAATAAATCATCCGCGTGATTGGTTTCAACTAGTGCGGTTATGTCGACAGGCAAATAATAAGTTCCAAGTTATTGAGATGAACAGGGAACATTTCTATAGTTTCTCAGACCTGCTCAAGAAAGTATTTCAAGTAAAGAAAAAGGATGAGGAAGGAAACCATTTTGTTTGGAAAAATGTGAAATGGctaagatttgaaaaaaagaaatggacattttattataaaacttctTTGAGTTACATAGCTCCCTTTCATGAAATGGACTTTTCAAGACGTGGACAAACTAAGGAGATACCAGTCTCAGCAATCCCTAAGTGTCAATTTCCAAACCCCATTACAgaggagaaaaagaaaaaccttATAGATCTATTGCCCTATATAGACAACGTGTTCCACGAATTCTACAAAGGCCTTCCCACCCAGAAGGATCTTCATGAAATTTTGCCTGATATAGAAGAAATTGACGAAGATAATATAGAGTAA